Proteins from a single region of Streptomyces spectabilis:
- a CDS encoding beta-ketoacyl synthase N-terminal-like domain-containing protein yields MKKLLLDFLWSHLRTLGAFRESGQTPQAARESAGLAPGYGAWFDECLRLFEGAGYIDRRDGRILLDDAVRHRPIEQLWREWETAKPAWQENPDLAATHLLVETTLRAFPDILSGRRPATEVLFPGGSLDLVQNAYATNPASAFFNQVLAADVVARLRRRARDLTADAARILEIGAGTGATSAVVLEALRSARLDVREYCYTDVSRVFLNHAERSFGAENPSLTCAILDIERPVAAQGLTLGGYDVVVAANVLHATRDIRRTLRNAKALLQPGGLLVLNELTANNLLSQFSFGLLDGWWRFEDPHLRIQGSPLLSTAHWRHVLTQEGFRAIALPARDAEDLGQQIIVAESDGVIRQATAVPRPSAPRVTPVRESAARAVADPSAGSEPGDRLRAHIEAVALDVLAQELDIPRTRIGRGEPFSDYGLDSIFAVNVARTLGGTLGIDLDITVLFEHSTLAELGEFVVREYADDLRDALPQEPASPDRAPDPVRPQPQPQLEVDEAALDGMAIVGMSARFPGADDIDEFWRIVEQGSRCITAPPEKRADWACYGDEAAALRGGFLDGVHAFDPLFFRMSMTEARQVTPELRLLLMTSWNAVEDAGYRPAELRKRPTGVFVATTQSEYRPAAMDLMSLPSPAMVPNRISHLLDLNGPSEQCDTTCSSSFVALHRAIRSIRDGECEQALVGGVNLVMSPAGFGGMRAAGMLSPRGDVRPFQQGADGTARGEGVAAVLIKPLRRALEDGDAVHCVVRGTGVAHGGRGVSFTAPNIKGMKTAVAHAYADAALDPGAVDYIETHGMSSTLADSAELAALGAGLRSDGDSEDDSDDVTYLGNVKPCIGHTEVVSGLAALVKTAQAMRHGVIPALPGFGRLHRDLSLKGTRLRIAERNLPWPERTDDAGRPLPRRASMHSFGIGGVNAHVVLEQHIAPANRDDDPGAQVLVLSARGVDALRERARRLMQRLAAADPRSWADIAYTLQVGREAMSCRLAFVAQSTEEAARMLGGWLGGDPDTLARVAFADGVDSAADAEHDGTPTQLQDVAERWAAGASIDWDRMHRGARRGRIALPGYPFARLTCFAEQAPRSDQAAPTGVGPLDGEAFVADLVASILGLSRHEIDGTRSLADYGLNSLLLVAMLGRISHVFPGFQPEGWQPHDTLNDVVARLLEADARSRRVPAPELVRLNGATEGRPVFWIHGALAGVESYRTIAERIDRPFYGIQARGLLTEDAPIEGITAMAEYYTELIRSVQPQGPYDVGGFCLGGIVAYEVTRRLQERGQDVASLTMVDSPDETGLAKSNANGFQSARSAALQVVNSLLWPAGEKDPAALRARLVHRDEVAQDVDQAAENPYEDEDAFVRRLAELAAERGLAMPPAQIARFVRRNMAIQLAYRLSEHTIRPLPRPDAVLCTYFHNRRGLFLGEVEPYFQVAGETFSLDHVNYQQDWGRELPGLRLVEIDAANHMTILNDAGPLAAIEETCLALYASDEIGATRG; encoded by the coding sequence GTGAAGAAGCTGCTGCTCGACTTTCTCTGGTCCCATCTGCGCACGCTCGGCGCGTTCCGTGAATCCGGGCAGACTCCGCAGGCCGCACGGGAGTCGGCAGGCCTCGCCCCGGGGTACGGCGCCTGGTTCGACGAATGCCTGCGCCTCTTCGAGGGGGCCGGCTACATCGATCGGCGGGACGGCAGGATCCTGCTCGACGATGCCGTGCGGCATCGGCCGATCGAGCAGCTGTGGCGCGAGTGGGAGACGGCGAAGCCCGCGTGGCAGGAGAATCCCGACCTCGCGGCCACCCACCTCCTGGTGGAGACCACCTTGCGTGCCTTCCCCGACATTCTCAGCGGACGGCGACCGGCCACCGAGGTCCTCTTCCCCGGGGGATCGCTGGACCTGGTGCAGAACGCCTACGCGACCAACCCGGCCTCCGCGTTCTTCAACCAGGTGCTGGCCGCCGACGTGGTGGCGCGGCTGCGACGGCGGGCACGGGACCTGACGGCGGATGCCGCGCGGATCCTGGAGATCGGCGCCGGCACGGGAGCCACGAGCGCCGTCGTCCTGGAGGCCCTGCGGTCCGCGCGCCTTGACGTGCGCGAGTATTGCTACACCGACGTATCAAGGGTCTTCCTGAACCATGCGGAGCGTTCGTTCGGTGCCGAAAACCCTTCGCTGACCTGCGCGATCCTGGACATCGAGCGCCCGGTGGCGGCTCAGGGCCTCACCCTCGGCGGGTACGACGTGGTGGTCGCCGCCAACGTCCTGCACGCCACCCGGGACATCCGCCGCACCCTGCGCAACGCCAAGGCGCTCCTCCAGCCCGGTGGACTGCTGGTCCTGAACGAGCTGACCGCGAACAACCTGCTCAGCCAGTTCTCGTTCGGCCTCCTCGACGGATGGTGGCGCTTCGAGGACCCGCACCTGCGGATCCAGGGCAGCCCGCTGCTCTCCACGGCGCACTGGCGGCACGTCCTGACGCAGGAGGGCTTCCGCGCGATCGCTCTGCCCGCGCGGGATGCCGAGGACCTGGGACAGCAGATCATCGTGGCCGAGAGCGACGGCGTCATACGGCAGGCGACGGCCGTACCGCGCCCGTCCGCGCCGCGAGTGACGCCGGTGCGCGAGAGTGCGGCGCGGGCCGTGGCCGATCCGAGCGCCGGGAGCGAGCCCGGAGACCGGCTGCGCGCCCACATCGAGGCGGTCGCGCTCGATGTGCTGGCACAGGAGTTGGACATCCCGCGGACGAGGATCGGGCGGGGCGAGCCCTTCTCGGACTACGGGCTCGATTCGATCTTCGCGGTGAACGTGGCCCGGACCCTCGGCGGGACGCTCGGCATCGACCTCGACATCACGGTGCTGTTCGAGCACAGCACCCTGGCCGAGCTGGGTGAGTTCGTCGTCCGCGAATACGCCGATGACCTGCGGGACGCGCTTCCTCAGGAGCCCGCGTCGCCGGACCGGGCGCCCGATCCTGTGCGGCCTCAACCTCAACCTCAGCTTGAGGTGGACGAGGCCGCGCTCGACGGCATGGCGATCGTCGGCATGTCCGCACGCTTCCCCGGGGCCGACGACATCGACGAGTTCTGGCGGATCGTCGAGCAGGGCAGTCGGTGCATCACCGCACCGCCGGAAAAGCGTGCGGACTGGGCGTGCTACGGCGACGAGGCAGCCGCGCTGCGGGGCGGATTCCTCGACGGGGTGCATGCGTTCGATCCGCTCTTCTTCCGCATGTCGATGACCGAGGCGCGCCAGGTGACGCCGGAGCTACGCCTGCTGTTGATGACGTCGTGGAACGCCGTCGAGGACGCGGGCTATCGACCGGCCGAGCTGCGGAAACGGCCCACGGGCGTGTTCGTCGCCACGACGCAGAGCGAATACCGGCCCGCGGCCATGGATCTGATGAGCCTGCCGTCGCCCGCGATGGTGCCCAACCGGATCTCGCACCTGCTCGACCTCAACGGCCCCAGCGAGCAGTGCGACACGACGTGCTCGTCCTCGTTCGTGGCCTTGCACCGGGCGATCCGGTCCATCCGCGACGGCGAGTGCGAGCAGGCGCTCGTCGGCGGGGTGAACCTGGTGATGTCGCCCGCGGGTTTCGGCGGGATGCGGGCCGCGGGGATGCTCAGCCCGCGCGGCGACGTCCGGCCGTTCCAGCAGGGCGCCGACGGTACGGCGCGCGGCGAGGGCGTCGCCGCCGTACTGATCAAACCCCTGAGGCGGGCCCTGGAGGACGGGGACGCCGTCCACTGCGTCGTACGCGGCACCGGCGTGGCCCACGGCGGCAGGGGTGTGTCCTTCACGGCACCGAACATCAAGGGCATGAAGACAGCCGTCGCGCACGCCTACGCCGACGCCGCGCTCGATCCGGGCGCCGTGGACTACATCGAGACCCACGGCATGAGTTCGACGCTGGCGGACAGCGCGGAGCTGGCGGCGCTCGGCGCCGGACTCCGCAGCGATGGCGACAGCGAGGACGACAGCGATGACGTGACCTATCTGGGCAACGTGAAGCCCTGCATCGGGCACACGGAGGTGGTCTCAGGCCTGGCCGCGCTGGTGAAGACCGCGCAGGCGATGCGGCACGGCGTGATCCCGGCGCTCCCGGGCTTCGGGCGGCTGCACCGCGACCTCTCCCTCAAGGGGACGCGGCTGCGCATCGCCGAGCGGAACCTGCCATGGCCCGAGCGCACCGACGACGCCGGTCGGCCGCTACCGCGCCGCGCGAGCATGCACAGCTTCGGGATCGGAGGCGTGAACGCGCATGTCGTGCTGGAGCAGCACATCGCCCCCGCGAACCGGGACGACGACCCGGGCGCGCAGGTCCTTGTGCTCTCGGCGCGGGGCGTCGACGCTCTGCGCGAGCGGGCGCGCCGGCTGATGCAGCGGCTTGCCGCAGCGGATCCGCGCTCCTGGGCGGACATCGCGTACACGTTGCAGGTCGGCCGGGAAGCGATGAGCTGCCGGCTGGCGTTCGTGGCACAGAGCACGGAGGAGGCCGCTCGCATGCTGGGCGGTTGGCTGGGTGGCGATCCGGACACGCTCGCGCGCGTGGCGTTCGCCGACGGCGTCGATTCCGCTGCCGACGCCGAGCACGACGGGACGCCGACGCAGCTCCAGGACGTAGCGGAGCGCTGGGCCGCGGGCGCGTCCATCGACTGGGACCGGATGCACCGCGGCGCTCGACGCGGGCGGATCGCACTGCCCGGGTATCCCTTCGCCCGTCTGACGTGTTTCGCCGAGCAGGCGCCGCGGTCGGATCAGGCCGCGCCCACAGGCGTCGGCCCTTTGGACGGCGAAGCCTTCGTCGCCGACCTCGTCGCCTCGATCCTCGGCCTGTCGCGCCACGAGATCGACGGCACGAGGTCGCTCGCCGACTACGGTCTCAACTCCCTGCTTCTGGTCGCGATGCTGGGCCGGATCAGCCATGTGTTTCCGGGTTTCCAGCCTGAAGGGTGGCAGCCGCACGACACGCTGAACGACGTGGTCGCGAGGCTGCTTGAGGCGGATGCCCGCTCCAGGCGCGTCCCGGCCCCGGAGCTGGTGCGCCTCAACGGCGCGACCGAGGGCAGGCCGGTCTTCTGGATCCACGGCGCCCTCGCCGGCGTCGAGTCCTACCGCACGATCGCCGAGCGGATCGACCGCCCCTTCTACGGCATCCAGGCCCGTGGGCTGCTGACCGAGGACGCGCCGATCGAGGGCATCACGGCCATGGCCGAGTACTACACCGAACTCATCCGCTCGGTGCAGCCCCAGGGGCCGTACGACGTCGGCGGATTCTGCCTCGGCGGCATCGTCGCCTATGAGGTGACCCGCAGGTTGCAGGAGCGGGGCCAGGACGTGGCCTCGCTGACGATGGTGGACTCGCCGGACGAGACCGGCCTGGCGAAGTCGAACGCGAACGGGTTCCAGTCGGCGCGGAGCGCGGCTCTGCAGGTCGTCAATTCCCTGCTCTGGCCGGCGGGGGAGAAGGACCCGGCGGCCTTGCGTGCCCGTCTCGTCCACCGGGACGAGGTCGCGCAGGACGTGGACCAGGCCGCGGAGAACCCGTACGAGGACGAGGACGCGTTCGTACGGCGGCTAGCGGAGCTGGCGGCCGAGCGCGGGCTCGCCATGCCACCTGCCCAGATCGCGCGGTTCGTCAGGCGCAACATGGCGATCCAGCTCGCCTACCGGCTCAGCGAGCACACCATCAGGCCTCTGCCGCGGCCGGACGCCGTGCTGTGCACCTACTTCCACAACCGGCGCGGGCTCTTCCTCGGCGAGGTCGAACCCTACTTCCAGGTCGCCGGGGAGACCTTCTCCCTCGACCACGTGAATTACCAGCAGGACTGGGGGCGCGAGCTGCCGGGCCTTCGCCTGGTGGAGATCGACGCCGCGAACCACATGACGATCCTGAACGACGCGGGGCCGCTCGCCGCGATCGAGGAGACCTGCCTGGCGCTCTACGCGTCCGACGAGATCGGGGCTACCCGTGGCTGA